The genomic interval AAACACAGGTAAATGCCGATCTTCTTGCAAGAGCAACCAAAGATTTCGGTGCTAATTTTACTTCTTCTTACGTACTCGGTTTTAATATCAACGACCGGAAATATTACAATATGGGTGTTACCATTAACAATTTCCTGGTTGCCAATGCACCTATGAATTTTGCGAATGCAACTTCCTTAAATCGAACTCCGGTAAATTCCCGCAATGAAGTACGTACAACGCGCACTTACGCAACTGCCAATTTTGCTGCTTACGATGCCGTTTTCCTGAATCTTTCGGGTGCTGCTGAGTCTGCGTCATCTTTCGGTAGCTTGTCAGATAAAACGTTCTTTTATCCTTCTGCTGACGTAGCGTGGTTATTTACCAAGCTGAACTTCCTGCAAAATAACCCTGCACTTAGCTTTGGTAAATTAAGGGCATCTTATGGAGTTGTGGGTGTGCAGCCTCTTCCATACCGTTCAAACACGATATTTTCTTCTACTACTTATTCTGCCAATCCATGGGGAGATAACCTGGTTGGATCGCAGTTTGGAAATGGTGCATATACACAGGGAAGTTCAATGGGTGATCAGTATCTGAGGCCTGAACGCAAAACTGAGTATGAAATCGGGCTTGACCTTAGATTTATCCAGAACCGTTTACGCACCAGCCTGACCTATTATCAAAACAAAATTAAGGATGTACTGGTACCTGTAACCCTTGCACCAAGTACGGGTTTTGCAACAAAATATACCAACGCAGCTGAGCTTCAGAATAAAGGTTTTGAAATGGACCTGACTTTTGACGTGATCAAAAAAGGTGATCTGTTATGGACATTACGCGGAAACCTGACGCGTAACAGAAGTAAAGTGCTTGACCTTGCCGGAACACAATCTCTTTATCTGGTTGGTGGTATTGAAAATTTCCTTGATGCCCGTGCCGTGGTTGGACAGCCAATTGGTGTGTTCTGGAGTAGCCGTTATCTTTTGGATGATCAGGGTGGCCGTGTTTTCGATGCAAACGGTTTCCCTGTTGCCGATCCGACAACAGGCGTGGTTGGAAATCCTAATCCTGATTTTATTTCCGGATTCGGTACAAGTTTTTCATACAAGAAATTCTCTCTGGATGTATTATTTGAAACTTCGCAGGGCGGTGATTATTTCAGCGGAACAAGAGGTATTATGTACAATTTCGGAACGCATGCCGATACCGGTAACGAAGTGACACTGGCGGCTGATACTAAAAATTATGCGGGCAAAACCCTTGCAGCGGGTTCACTGGTGCGTGGTAATATGCATGACTTTGGTGCAGGGCCGGTATTGCTGGATGAAAGCTGGTACACTACATTGGGAAGTGGGTTTGGTTCTCTGAAACAACAATTCGTAGAGGACGGAAGCTGGACGCGCCTTCGTCAGGTATCACTGGGTTACCGTTTGGATGGTGAAAAATTCAGAAGTGCCACCAAATTGCAATCAGTTGATTTCTCGGTATCCGGACGTAATCTTTTACTATGGACGAAAGTGGTTGGAATTGATCCGGACACCAATATGTCTGGCGGGCCATCTGGGCGTAACATGGATTATTTCAATACTCCCGGAACAAGATCATTCCTTTTCAGCATCAAAATAAATTATTGATAATCACCGCAACTGACTGAATTTTTAAAAGATATAAAAATGAAAAAAGTTAAACTAATAAAATTATCAGCGTTAATTCTGCTGACTGGCCTGATCTCCTGTGAATCGCTGGTAGACGACATGAACACGGATTTGAATAACCCGACTGATGCCTCGGCAACACTGATATTGACAGGTGCAGAACTGGGAAATATTTCTGTTCAGGAAGGCCATTTGGCTCGTGTAGCTTCAATGTGGTCAGGTTATTTTACCGGAACTGACCGTCAGTATAAGGACATTTACAGCTACAACGTAACGGGTGCTTCGTTTAATGATGTATGGCAATTTGTTTATCAGGGTGTTGTGGAGCAAACCAAACTGGTAATCTCTAAATCTGAGGTGACCAACAATCGTCTGGTGCAGGGAATTGCAAAAATCATCAGGGCAAATGCATTGGCTACGGCTGCTGCAAGCTGGGGAGATATTCCTTATTCTGAAGCTGCCAATATTACTGCTTTCCCAAATCCGGCTTTTGAGCCGCAATTACAGGTTTACGGTAAATTACAAATCTTGCTGGACGAAGCTATAGCTGATCTGGAATCCGGGATCGGAACTTCACCGGGCGTTGCGGATATTCATTTTGCTGGTGATGCCACAAAATGGAAAGCTGCTGCTTATACTTTGAAATCGCGTTTGTACATGGAAACCAAAGAGTACGCTCTTGCTTATGCCGCAACTGCAAAAGGAATTGCAACGCCGGCAACATCATGGGTTGTAACACATGGTACAACACTGAATGTGAATGAAAATCTGATGTATGCTTTCATTGCAAGGAGCCGCGTAGGGGATATCAATTCTTCATTAGCATTGGCTCCCAAGTTGCTGAATCCGGCTGATGCCATGTACCACGGAAATGCAAAAACAGATGAAACTGCCCGGTTTAACCATCATTTTATTACTGTAAGTACTACAGGAACAGTTATCCCTGTTTCGCCAAATACGAATAGTATAGCTACGTCAAGAGGTTTGTTCGGTCAATCGGCTCCTTATTCGTTGGTAACTTATTCAGAAAATATGCTGACAGCCGCAGAATCGGCAGCAAGAACGCTTGGTTTTACAACAGGACTGGAAAAACTGAATGCATATCGTGCTTATCTGAATACAGGTGGTGATCTGGACGCAACGTATAAAACCGGAACTTATAGCTATAAATACGAACCTTATATTGCGGCTGACTTTGCTGCCGGTGGTATTGTCAATAAAGACGGATTATCCGCTGATCAGGCATTGTTAAAGGAAATCCTGATGGAGCGTTACCTTACTTTCAACGGCCAGATTCTGGGTTTCAATGATTTGAGAAGGACCAGAAATGAAACTTTTGGTGTAAAACTAACACCAAGTGCGGGTTCGGTACTTCCTGAACGGATGGTTTACAGTGAAGCGGAAGTCAATTCAAATACCAGTGCACCTAATCCGGTTCCGGGTGTATTTGTCCCGACACCTGTGAATATGAAATAATCCGAATTCAGGCAGTCCCGTCAAAAGCGGGGCTGCTTTTTCTTAACCCACAACGTTTCATAATAAAAATGATCATTCCTGAACCAGCTAAAATCCGTCCGACGGCTGAAAAAGCCGTCGGACCGGTAAATAAAAACAAGCACAAAAATTATTTATCAACAGGCTTAACCTCCCTATTTTTAGCCCTAAGCCTGACAGCAATCGCTTCGCCGCACAAAGCGGCAGAGGATTCGGTAAAAGTAATACTTACAGAAGGTACCAACATTGCCATTGCATTATCACCTGAC from Dyadobacter sp. NIV53 carries:
- a CDS encoding SusD/RagB family nutrient-binding outer membrane lipoprotein, with amino-acid sequence MKKVKLIKLSALILLTGLISCESLVDDMNTDLNNPTDASATLILTGAELGNISVQEGHLARVASMWSGYFTGTDRQYKDIYSYNVTGASFNDVWQFVYQGVVEQTKLVISKSEVTNNRLVQGIAKIIRANALATAAASWGDIPYSEAANITAFPNPAFEPQLQVYGKLQILLDEAIADLESGIGTSPGVADIHFAGDATKWKAAAYTLKSRLYMETKEYALAYAATAKGIATPATSWVVTHGTTLNVNENLMYAFIARSRVGDINSSLALAPKLLNPADAMYHGNAKTDETARFNHHFITVSTTGTVIPVSPNTNSIATSRGLFGQSAPYSLVTYSENMLTAAESAARTLGFTTGLEKLNAYRAYLNTGGDLDATYKTGTYSYKYEPYIAADFAAGGIVNKDGLSADQALLKEILMERYLTFNGQILGFNDLRRTRNETFGVKLTPSAGSVLPERMVYSEAEVNSNTSAPNPVPGVFVPTPVNMK